A window of Micromonospora eburnea genomic DNA:
AGACCTGCATGTCGCGATCCTCGGTGCGGCCGGCCGGTCGCGCCACCGGATATCCCGGCGTCAGCACGCGGCCGTCCGGCGGCGGTCGCGCCCGGTGCCTGAACAATTCCTGAACGGCACCCGAAGCCGGCAGATCAGACTGCTGATGTGGACGGACGCGGGCCGCTCTGCCGGCACAGGTGCATCCGGTGAGTGATGTCAGCATCCCCGGCTATGACGACTTCCGGCTTCTCGGCCGGGGTGGCTTCTCCGCCGTCTACTCCGCGCGGCAGGTCGACTACGACCGCCGGGTCGCCGTCAAGGTGCTCGACATCGGCATCAACGACGACGCCCTGCGCCGGAGGCTCCAGCGCGAGCGGGCGGCCACGGGCCGGTTGACCGGTCACCCGAACATCGTGACGATCCTGGACTCGGGCTTCCTGGCCGACCGGCGACCGTTCCTGACGATGGCGCTGTGCCCGCAGGGGTCGCTGGCGGACCGCGTCGCCCGCGAGGGCCCGCTCCCGCTCGCCGACGTCCTGCACGTCGGGGTGACGATCGCCGGTGCGCTGGAGACCGCGCACCGGGTCGACATCGTCCATCGCGACATCAAGCCGGAGAACATCCTCATCACGGCGATCGGTGAACCGGCCCTCGCCGACTTCGGCATCGCGACCATCACCGATCACCGGTCCATGACGCGGAACACGCAGGCGTACACGCCGAATCATGCTCCGCCGGAGGTGTTGCGGGGCGAGCCGGCGGGGGTCGCCTCCGACGTCTACAACCTCGGTTCCACGCTGTACCAACTGCTGGCGGGACATCCACCGTTCGCCATGTCGGGCTCGGCGGGGCTCGCCGTCTTCGTCGACAAGGTGCTCAACTCCGAGGCTCCACCGCCCCGCGACGACCTGCCCGAGTCGCTGCTGGGCGTGCTGCGCCGGGCGATGGCCAAAGCCGCCACCGACCGGTACGCCAGCGCCGCCGAATTCGGCGAGGCGTTGCGCGACACACAGCGAGAACTGGGCTTGCGGGTGGATGACCTGCCGGTGCTGGTGACCGCCCCGGACGTACCGCAGCCACCGCCCGCACCGCAGGCGACCGTCCTGCCGTCGACCGGCGGCGGCACGCGGTTCCCGGACGCCTCCCCGAACGCGGCGCAGCGGCCGGGCCCACCCCAGGCGGGCTCCGCTGGCCCCGACGCGACGGTCCTTCCCCCGGCGCCGAGCATGGCCTTCGCGGCCGCCCCCGGGGCCGGGGCGGCGACCCGCCTCGGGAACCCGCCCCCGGCGCCACCGGCGCCACCGTCCGTGCCGGCTCCGGCGGCTCCCCCACCGAAGAAGCGC
This region includes:
- a CDS encoding serine/threonine-protein kinase, translated to MSDVSIPGYDDFRLLGRGGFSAVYSARQVDYDRRVAVKVLDIGINDDALRRRLQRERAATGRLTGHPNIVTILDSGFLADRRPFLTMALCPQGSLADRVAREGPLPLADVLHVGVTIAGALETAHRVDIVHRDIKPENILITAIGEPALADFGIATITDHRSMTRNTQAYTPNHAPPEVLRGEPAGVASDVYNLGSTLYQLLAGHPPFAMSGSAGLAVFVDKVLNSEAPPPRDDLPESLLGVLRRAMAKAATDRYASAAEFGEALRDTQRELGLRVDDLPVLVTAPDVPQPPPAPQATVLPSTGGGTRFPDASPNAAQRPGPPQAGSAGPDATVLPPAPSMAFAAAPGAGAATRLGNPPPAPPAPPSVPAPAAPPPKKRRGLLVAAIIGVLVALLGTGGYAAMTLAGERDDKTTSRVTPPATPSGATEPAPGASPDGGTGPAPGASSAAPNAPASAPQPGSTSPKPAGPAMTSIVVKNITCATSSPGGPWEGQFDVSWKATRADNVQLYGPTSSAFLGGFEGASGEATFAFPCTPNGSFLLRAVPRSQSAPGPYKDYKGRWPDSARVTNFTVSKLTCDGSAPNLELRWSSRGADEVHVFYNGDMAASLVGLSGAANGSGVAYGDCTAGSSYFLRAVAYKNGVPGGSRDVHVKW